The Melitaea cinxia chromosome 6, ilMelCinx1.1, whole genome shotgun sequence genome has a window encoding:
- the LOC123654744 gene encoding E3 ubiquitin-protein ligase sina-like → MDLEKFFDWSKRCGLSINPSKSEVIVIGSPVIPAVLESSSREANDASNASTASAAFDAPDIRDSHDATHSDREMSPPSPSLSPVNNGDNEQTRENMEELAANTGDTSSGDNNLEDEVVDVVGTDNHDCNANTEAAEQAGGDDEPNEDMTVQIAESAEVLPVQGQGVKRKRESSKDKEPDSVKGFNQSLLRLLECPVCLEWMEPPMSQCRRGHLVCGRCRARLSACPVCRTAFSSVRNRAMEAVAEMLHYPCRHGCGRETRLRRRAAHEASCAARHYHCPAPACADRPPLALADLPQHFQVPTPDLYTCTLVQTLFQTKHLPLLKVGRKHKFSMKVNSEQHDNWLVMVARELFHLRVDVDIRTWGVVVYVAYIGPKCNASNYTYEVTVTGQHNDRKLVYTRATHSDLESSSLNVSRQDCFHLTLDQALNFLRFKNRFCEPDKFLDFVVEINKREVPVEPAVESDS, encoded by the exons ATGGACCTTGAAAAATTTTTTGATTGGAGCAAGAGATGTGGACTTAGTATCAACCCTAGTAAGTCGGAAGTCATTGTTATAGGCAGTCCAG TAATCCCGGCGGTCCTGGAGAGCTCCTCGCGCGAAGCAAACGACGCGTCCAACGCGTCCACTGCATCGGCGGCATTCGACGCGCCCGACATTCGCGATTCCCACGATGCCACGCACTCTGATCGCG AAATGTCTCCACCGTCGCCCTCGTTGTCGCCAGTAAATAATGGTGATAATGAACAGACTCGTGAAAATATGGAAG AACTGGCTGCTAATACGGGGGACACGTCCAGCGGCGACAACAATCTCGAGGATGAAGTGGTTGATGTAGTGGGGACCGATAATCACGACTGTAATGCTAACACAGAGGCGGCTGAGCAAGCAGGAGGCGACGATGAACCCAACGaa GACATGACAGTGCAGATCGCTGAATCTGCTGAAGTACTACCAGTTCAAGGGCAAGGGGTGAAGAGGAAAAGGGAAT cgtCGAAAGACAAAGAACCGGACTCGGTCAAAGGATTTAATCAG AGCCTGCTGCGGCTGTTGGAGTGCCCGGTGTGCCTGGAGTGGATGGAGCCGCCCATGTCGCAGTGCCGGCGCGGCCACCTCGTGTGCGGCCGCTGCCGCGCGCGCCTGTCCGCCTGCCCCGTGTGCCGCACCGCCTTCTCGTCCGTGCGCAACCGCGCCATGGAGGCC GTGGCGGAGATGCTGCACTACCCGTGCCGCCACGGCTGCGGGCGCGAGACGCGGCtgcggcgccgcgccgcgcacGAGGCCAGCTGCGCCGCGCGCCACTACCACTGCCCCGCGCCCGCCTGCGCCGACCGCCCGCCGCTGGCGCTCGCCGACCTGCCGCAGCACTTCCAGGTACCCACACCTGACCTTTATACTTGCACTCTTGTGCAGACTCT TTTCCAGACAAAGCACCTACCGCTGTTGAAGGTGGGTCGAAAGCATAAGTTCTCAATGAAGGTGAACTCGGAGCAACACGACAACTGGCTGGTGATGGTAGCGCGCGAGTTGTTTCACCTACGCGTTGATGTGGACATCCGCACGTGGGGCGTGGTCGTGTACGTCGCCTACATCGGGCCCAAGTGCAACGCCAGCAACTACACCTACGAG GTTACAGTCACCGGTCAACACAACGACAGGAAGCTAGTATACACGCGTGCAACGCACAGCGATTTGGAGAGTTCGTCTCTCAACGTGAGTCGTCAGGACTGCTTCCACCTGACCCTCGATCAAGCGCTCAACTTTTTGCGATTCAAAAACCGATTCTGCGAACCGGACAAGTTCCTGGATTTCGTGGTCGAGATCAACAAACGCGAAGTGCCAGTCGAGCCAGCGGTCGAGTCGGATTCCTGA